One Sciurus carolinensis chromosome 10, mSciCar1.2, whole genome shotgun sequence genomic window carries:
- the Spink2 gene encoding serine protease inhibitor Kazal-type 2, whose translation MAFVALRMFLLLLAGNFEASSQLQNDQLSGYKIPECYRYRLPGCPRDFNPVCGSDMTTYPNECTLCMKIREEGRDIKIIRDEAC comes from the exons ATGGCATTCGTGGCGCTGCGCATGTTCCTGTTGCTCCTTGCGGGGAACTTCGAAG CCTCTTCACAACTTCAGAATGATCAGCTTTCAGGGTATAAAATC ccgGAGTGTTATCGATATAGGTTACCGGGATGTCCTAGGGACTTTAACCCTGTGTGTGGAAGTGACATGACCACTTATCCCAATGAATGTACTTTGTGCATGAAAATCAG GGAGGAAGGTCGTGATATTAAAATCATCCGAGATGAGGCGTGCTGA